A region of Dictyostelium discoideum AX4 chromosome 1 chromosome, whole genome shotgun sequence DNA encodes the following proteins:
- the racF1 gene encoding Rho GTPase: MQNIKCVVVGDGAVGKTCMLISYTTNGFPSEYIPTVFDNYCANLMLEGKPYSLGLWDTAGQEDYDRLRPLSYPHTDVFLICFSIISQASFENVTTKWFKEVNHHAPGVPIILVGTKQDIRNDNDSIKKLKEKNIELVPYEKGLEKAKEINAIYLEASALTQRGIKDVFDQCIRSVIYPNKLIKKPKKKSCTIM, encoded by the exons at gcaaaatattaaatgtgttgttgttggtgatggtgCAGTTGGTAAAACCTGTATGTTAATTTCATATACTACAAATGGTTTTCCATCAGAATATATTCCAACagtttttgataattattgTGCAAATTTGATGTTGGAAGGTAAGCCCTATAGTCTTGGACTTTGGGATACTGCAGGTCAAGAAGATTATGATCGTTTAAGACCATTATCATATCCACATACTgatgtatttttaatttgtttttcaattatttcacaagcatcatttgaaaatgttaCAACAAAATGGTTTAAAGAAGTTAATCATCATGCTCCTGGTGTACCAATAATTTTAGTTGGTACAAAACAAGATATTagaaatgataatgattcaattaaaaaattaaaagaaaagaatatTGAATTAGTACCATATGAAAAAGGTTTAGAAAAagcaaaagaaattaatgcAATCTATTTAGAAGCTTCAGCTTTAACTCAAAGAGGTATTAAAGATGTTTTTGATCAATGTATTAGATCTGTAATATatccaaataaattaattaaaaaaccaaagAAGAAGAGTTGTACtataatgtaa
- the rabggta gene encoding Rab geranylgeranyltransferase alpha subunit, whose translation MHGVLKVRTSEEKAKAQRLKELEKIESYNKLVKSFEELREKQNGRYDEISLSVSKLVLIENPEFYTIWNYRRLAILQFTETKENSELQVIYQNEMKFLEECIQRFTKSYWIWFHRQWIALRMDNCDWEREMKLCTKLLNFDLRNFHCWGHRRFILKHSNIKLEDELKYTTEKVEQNFSNYSAWHQRSSILPKIYKEPEQLLEKILEEFELVRNAVYTEPKDSSSWIYHKWLVATIKSIPNSNYIEVLKNELTQIYDLIELEPDCKWPIYTTLLLKIEIGGFEKQELLDIISQLIKLDPDHKNYYKSLETKI comes from the exons ATG caCGGTGTATTAAAAGTTAGAACATCAGAGGAGAAAGCAAAAGCACAaagattaaaagaattagaaaaaatCGAAAGCTATAATAAATTagttaaatcatttgaagaatta agagaaaaacaaaatggaAGATatgatgaaatttcattatcagTTTCAAAATTAGTATTAATAGAGAATCCAGAATTCTATACAATTTGGAATTATAGAAGATTGGCAATCTTACAATTTACAGAAACTAAAGAGAATTCAGAATTACAAGTAATATatcaaaatgaaatgaaattcTTGGAAGAATGTATTCAACGTTTTACAAAAAGTTATTGGATTTGGTTTCATCGTCAATGGATTGCATTAAGAATGGATAATTGTGATTGGGAAAGAGAAATGAAATTATgtacaaaattattaaattttgatttaagaaatt tccaTTGTTGGGGTCATAGAAgatttatattaaaacattcaaatattaaattagaagatgaattaaaatatacAACTGAAAAAGTTGAACAAaacttttcaaattattcagCATGGCATCAAAGATCAAGTATATTACCAAAGATTTATAAAGAACCTGaacaattattagaaaaGATTTTAGAGGAATTTGAATTAGTTAGAAATGCTGTATACACTGAACCAAAGGATTCAAGTTCATGGATTTATCATAAATGGTTAGTTGCAactattaaatcaattccaAATAGTAATTATATTGAAGTATTAAAGAATGAATTAACTCAAATTTATGATCTCATTGAATTAGAACCTGATTGTAAAT GGCCAATTTATACAacacttttattaaaaattgaaattggaggttttgaaaaacaagaattattagatattatctcacaattaattaaattagatCCAGAccataaaaattattataagaGTCTAGAAActaagatttaa
- the abcG14 gene encoding ABC transporter G family protein yields the protein MEENSNKFEQELKEIGQDRNQFPHISVEESLQEFDSFSNKIENESKQFGAQKDPESYMAGGETEEDFKLRKYFENSERMHLENGGNEKKMGVSIRNLTVVGLGADASVIADMSTPFFSILNFFKPSFWTKKTSTFDILHDVTTFCKDGEMVLVLGRPGAGCSTLLRVIANQTASYVSVKGDVRYGGIPSKEFERYRAESIYTPEEDSHHPTLTVRETLDFALKCKTPGNRLPDETKRSFREKVFNLLLSMFGIVHQADTIVGNEYVRGLSGGERKRLTITEAMVSSASITCWDCSTRGLDAASAFDYAKSIRIMSDTLHKTTIASFYQASDSIYNVFDKVCVLEKGRCIYFGPVGMAKQYFMSLGFDCEPRKSTPDFLTGVTNPQERIIKKGFEGRTPETSADFEAAWKNSDIYRDQLQEQKEYEELIERTQPKVAFVQEVKDENSKTNFKKSQYTTSFITQVVALTKRNFQLILNDKFGLFTKYLSVLIQAFVYSSVFYNMASDINGLFTRGGAILSAVIFNAFLSVGEMSMTFIGRRVLQKHKSYALYRPSALHIAQVVNDIPFTLLQVFLFSIIAYFMFGLEYDGGKFFIFSFTLVGASLACTALFRCFGYLCPSMYIAQNISNVFIIFMLTYSGYTVPIPKMHPWFSWFRHINIFTYAFKAIMANEFEGKEFNCLESAIPYGPAYQGSEFDAYRICPLGGIEQGSLYFKGEFYMDKTLRFKEGEMSQNVIIVYCWWIFFVICNMLAMEYIDHTSGGYTHKVYKKGKAPKMNDVEEEKQQNAIVANATNNMKDTLHMDGGIFTWQNIRYTVKVPGGERLLLNNIEGWIKPGQMTALMGSSGAGKTTLLDVLAKRKTLGVVEGDSHLNGRELEIDFERITGYVEQMDVHNPGLTVREALRFSAKLRQEPEVSLEEKFKYVEHVLEMMEMKHLGDALIGTLETGVGISVEERKRLTIGVELVAKPQILFLDEPTSGLDAQSSYNIIKFIRKLADAGMPLVCTIHQPSSVLFEHFDRILLLAKGGKTVYFGDIGEKSKTLTSYFERHGVRPCTESENPAEYILEATGAGVHGKSDVNWPETWKQSPELADISRELAALKEQGAQQYKIRSDGPAREFSQSTWYQTKEVYKRLNLIWWRDPYYTYGSFVQSALCGLIIGFTFWNLQGSSSDMNQRIFFIFEALMLGILLIFVVMPQLISQREYFKRDFASKFYSWFPFAISIVVVELPFIVISGTIFFFCSFWTAGLDKTSDSEQTFYFWFIFVIFLFFCVSFGQAVAAVCINMFFAMTLIPLLIVFLFLFSGVMTPPSSIPTFWRGWVYHLNPCRYFMEGIVTNILKTVDVKCSYEDMITFTFPKSYNTCQNYTSAFQSYGPSGYVESSILNGEPACSYCIYKNGEQYYKTLGWSDDNRWRNVGIIICFFVFNILMVILFVYLTRKGSR from the exons atggaagaaaatagtaataaatttgaacaagaattaaaagaaattggcCAAGATAGAAATCAATTTCCGCATATAAGTGTTGAAGAATCTCTTCAAGAATTTGATTCATTCTCAAATAAAATCGAAAATGAATCAAAACAATTTGGAGCTCAAAAAGATCCAGAATCTTATATGGCAGGTGGTGAAACTGAAGAAGATTTCAAATTaagaaaatattttgaaaactCTGAAAGAATGCATCTTGAAAATGGtggtaatgaaaaaaaaatgggtgtTTCCATTAGAAATTTAACTGTTGTTGGTCTTGGTGCCGATGCATCTGTAATTGCTGATATGTCAACTCCATTTTTtagtattttaaatttttttaaaccatcaTTTTG gaCTAAAAAAACATCAACATTTGATATTTTACATGATGTTACAACATTTTGTAAAGATGGTGAAATGGTTTTAGTTTTAGGTAGACCAGGTGCTGGTTGTTCAACTTTATTACGTGTTATTGCAAATCAAACTGCATCATATGTTTCAGTTAAAGGTGATGTTAGATATGGCGGTATTCCATCAAAAGAGTTTGAAAGATATAGAGCTGAATCTATTTATACACCAGAAGAAGATTCACATCATCCAACTTTAACAGTTCGTGAAACTTTAGATTTTGCATTAAAATGTAAAACTCCAGGTAATCGTTTACCAGATGAAACTAAAAGATCTTTCCgtgaaaaagtttttaatttattattatcaatgttTGGTATTGTTCATCAAGCTGATACT attGTCGGTAATGAATATGTTAGAGGTTTATCAGGTGGTGAAAGAAAACGTTTAACAATTACAGAAGCAATGGTATCATCAGCATCAATTACATGTTGGGATTGTTCAACTCGTGGTCTTGATGCAGCATCAGCATTTGATTATGCAAAATCAATTCGTATTATGTCTGATACATTACACAAAACAACAATTGCATCATTTTATCAAGCATCCGATTCAATTTATAATGTATTTGATAAAGTTTGTGTTTTAGAAAAAGGTCGTTGTATTTATTTTGGTCCAGTTGGTATGGCAAAACAATATTTTATGAGCTTGGGTTTCGATTGTGAACCAAGAAAATCAACACCAGATTTTTTAACTGGTGTAACAAATCCACAAGAacgtattattaaaaaaggttttGAAGGTCGTACTCCAGAAACTTCAGCCGATTTTGAAGCAGCATGGAAAAACTCTGATATATATAGAGATCAACTTCAAGAACAAAAAGAATAtgaagaattaattgaaagaaCTCAACCAAAAGTTGCATTTGTTCAAGAGgtaaaagatgaaaatagtaaaaccaatttcaaaaaatcacAATATACTACAAGTTTTATTACGCAAGTTGTTGCATTAACTAAAagaaattttcaattgattttaaatgataaatttggtCTTTTCACAAAATATCTTTCAGTATTAATTCAAGCATTTGTATATTCATCTGTTTTCTATAATATGGCAAGTGATATTAATGGTTTATTTACTAGAGGTGGTGCAATTCTTTCAGCTGTAATTTTCAATGCTTTTCTCTCTGTTGGTGAAATGTCAATGACTTTCATTGGTCGCCGTGTCTTACAAAAACATAAGAGTTATGCTTTATATCGTCCATCTGCTTTACATATTGCACAAGTTGTTAACGATATTCCGTTTACATTACTTCAAGTATtcttattttcaattattgcATACTTTATGTTTGGTTTGGAATATGATGGTggtaaattctttattttcagttTTACATTGGTTGGTGCAAGCTTAGCATGTACAGCACTTTTCAGATGTTTTGGTTACCTTTGTCCATCGATGTATATCGCtcaaaatatttcaaatgttttcatcattttcatgcTTACCTATTCTGGTTATACAGTACCAATTCCAAAAATGCATCCATGGTTCAGTTGGTTTAGACATATCAATATCTTTACCTATGCATTTAAAGCAATTATGGcaaatgaatttgaaggtaaagaatttaattgtttagaaTCTGCAATTCCATATGGTCCAGCATATCAAGGTTCAGAGTTTGATGCATATAGAATTTGTCCATTAGGTGGTATTGAACAAGGTAGTCTCTACTTTAAAGGTGAGTTTTATATGGATAAAACTTTAAGATTCAAAGAAGGTGAAATGTCACAAAATGTCATCATTGTTTATTGTTGGTGGATTTTCTTTGTAATTTGTAATATGCTTGCAATGGAATATATTGATCATACAAGTGGCGGTTATACTCATAAAGTTTACAAAAAAGGTAAAGCTCCAAAAATGAATGAtgttgaagaagaaaaacaacaaaatgcCATTGTAGCAAATGCAACAAACAACATGAAAGATACTCTTCATATGGATGGTGGTATTTTCACATGGCAAAACATTAGATACACTGTCAAAGTTCCAGGTGGtgaaagattattattaaacaatattGAAGGTTGGATTAAACCAGGTCAAATGACAGCTTTAATGGGTTCATCGGGTGCTGGTAAAACAACTTTACTCGATGTTTTAGCAAAGAGAAAAACTTTGGGTGTTGTTGAAGGTGATTCACATTTAAATGGTAGAGAATtagaaattgattttgaacgTATTACTGGTTATGTAGAACAAATGGATGTCCACAATCCAGGTTTAACAGTTAGAGAAGCATTACGTTTCTCTGCAAAATTACGTCAAGAACCAGAGGTATCATTAGAagagaaatttaaatatgttGAACATGTTTTAGAAATGATGGAAATGAAACATTTAGGTGATGCATTAATTGGTACATTAGAAACTGGTGTTGGTATTTCAGTtgaagaaagaaaaagattaaCAATTGGTGTTGAATTGGTTGCAAAACCACAAATTCTTTTCCTTGATGAACCAACATCTGGTTTAGATGCTCAATCATCAtataatatcattaaatttattcgTAAATTAGCAGATGCAGGTATGCCATTAGTTTGTACAATTCATCAACCATCATCAGTATTATTTGAACATTTTGATCGTATTCTTTTATTAGCTAAAGGTGGTAAAACAGTATATTTCGGTGATATTggtgaaaaatcaaaaactttAACATCATACTTTGAACGTCATGGTGTTCGTCCATGTACTGAGAGTGAAAATCCAGCAGAATATATTTTAGAAGCAACTGGTGCAGGTGTTCATGGTAAGTCTGATGTTAATTGGCCAGAAACTTGGAAACAATCACCAGAATTAGCAGATATTTCAAGGGAATTAGCAGCATTAAAAGAACAAGGTGCAcaacaatataaaataagAAGTGATGGACCAGCAAGAGAATTCTCACAATCAACATGGTATCAAACTAAAGAAGTTTATAAacgtttaaatttaatttggtGGAGAGATCCATACTATACATATGGTTCATTCGTTCAATCAGCACTTTGTGGTTTAATTATTGGTTTTACATTTTGGAATCTTCAAGGTTCAAGTAGTGATATGAATCAAagaattttctttattttcgaAGCACTCATGTTAGGTATCTTATTGATTTTCGTTGTAATGCCACAATTAATTAGTCAGCGTGAATACTTTAAGAGAGATTTTGCCAGTAAATTCTATTCATGGTTCCCATTTgcaatttcaattgttgttgtagaaTTACCATTCATCGTTATTTCAGGTACaattttcttcttttgttCATTCTGGACCGCAGGATTGGATAAAACTAGTGATAGTGAACAAACCTTTTACTTCTGGTTCATTTTCGttatctttttgtttttctgtGTTTCTTTCGGTCAAGCAGTAGCAGCAGTTTGTATCAATATGTTCTTTGCAATGACATTGATTCCATTGTTAATTGTTTTCCTATTTCTTTTCTCAGGAGTTATGACCCCCCCATCATCAATTCCAACCTTTTGGAGAGGATGGGTGTATCATTTAAACCCATGTCGTTACTTTATGGAAGGTATTgttacaaatattttaaaaactgtCGATGTTAAATGTTCATATGAAGATATGATCACTTTTACATTCCCAAAGAGTTATAATACTTGTCAAAACTACACTAGTGCTTTTCAATCATATGGACCATCCGGTTATGTTGAGAGTTCCATATTAAATGGTGAACCAGCCTGTAGTTATTGTATCTATAAAAATGGTGAACAATATTACAAAACACTTGGTTGGTCAGATGATAATCGTTGGAGAAATGTTGGTATTATCATTTGTTTCTttgttttcaatattttaatggttatcttatttgtttatttaactAGAAAAGGAAGtagataa
- the med7 gene encoding hypothetical protein produces the protein MNTSQQQQQQQQQQQQQQQQQQQTPQQVENVSAFPPPPPFYKLYLNYKKDVDYSKPTTENSKKNDTPEGNESTIEKNIDNSDEMNIDNNNNNNNNNNNNNNNNNNNNNNNNNNNNNNNNNNNNNNNKATTSTNKKIELNKPLAPPLPPKVGANYVQFGQTYSTVDMLPSLDESGAKQLYPKGDIEPISELKKLNRSILFNYLQLLETLIENPKNYQSKIEDISLLFINFHHLLNSYRPHQARETLLSIMNEQIKQKNQSNESIKKALDICKESLMNSFKNLNIEDKQIDSATPLPTNITSPTKNLMSPTKLNNSQDVNMNENNDDDEDKEINWMDQLLDEMLKIN, from the exons atgaatacttcacagcaacagcaacaacaacaacagcaacaacaacaacaacagcaacaacaacaacaaactccTCAACAGGTTGAAAATGTCTCAGCATTCCCTCCTCCACCtccattttataaattatatttaaattataaaaaagatgTAGATTATTCTAAACCAACAACAgaaaactcaaaaaaaaacgatACTCCCGAAGGCAATGAATCaactattgaaaaaaatatagataaTAGTGATGAAATGaatatagataataataataataataataataataataataataataataataataataataataataataataataataataataataataataataataataataataataataataataataataaagcaacaacatcaacaaataaaaagatagaattaaataaaccattagcaccaccattaccacccAAAGTTGGAGCAAATTATGTTCAATTTGGGCAAACTTATTCAACAGTTGATATGTTACCCTCACTAGATGAATCAGGTGCTAAACAATTATATCCAAAAGGTGATATTGAACCAATTTCAGAactaaagaaattaaatagaTCAATccttttcaattatttacaaCTTTTAGAAACATTAATAGAAAATCCtaaaaattatcaatctaaaattgaagatatttcattattattcataaattttcatcatcttttaAATAGTTATAGACCTCATCAAGCTAGAGAAACTTTACTATCAATTATGAATGaacaaattaaacaaaagaatcaatcaaatgaatcaattaaaaa agcaTTAGATATTTGTAAAGAATCATTAatgaattcatttaaaaatttaaatattgaagatAAACAAATAGACTCTGCAACACCATTACCAACAAATATAACTTCACcaacaaaaaatttaatgtcaccaacaaaattaaataatagtcaAGATGTAAATatgaatgaaaataatgatgatgatgaagataaagaaataaattggATGGATCAACTTTTAGATgaaatgttaaaaataaattaa
- the trfA gene encoding hypothetical protein (homologous to yeast Ssn6), with protein sequence MNVQQTQQQQAMAAQQQSMVAQQQQQIAQQQSAIAQQQIAQQQQIAQQQQIAQQQQQHQQHQQHQQQHQQQQQHQQQHQQQQHIQQQQQPQQQQPQQQQSQQQQQQHQQQQQPQQQQPPQQQQQQPPQQQQQPQQQQQQQQQQQQQPQQQQQQQQQDQLSGVTGKIRDLNESIWIHLGGYAESIGEQDKALASYENALRHNPFSIKALTQIASLFRIKEQYSKAAEYFQRIVTIESKNGEVWGALGHCYLMMDDLQKAYTAYQQALYHLPNPKDPNLWYGIGILYDRYGSYDHAEEAFTAVLKMDNKFEKSTEIYFRLGVLYKHQGKYDQSLEYFQHLVKNPPLPLTTSDIWFQIGHVYELQKEYHKSKDAYEKVLKDNATHSKVLQQLGWLYHHNPLFTNQEYAINYLMRSIDSDSSDAQTWYLLGRCYMTQQKYKKAYDAYQQAVYRDGRNPTFWCSIGVLYYQINQYRDALDAYTRAIRLNPFLSEVWYDLGTLYESCHQHTDSLDAYQRAAELDPHNKHIQSRLATLRAQVSGKPIGKDGYDLQNGEHGEHGGKSTPMIIEPNSPGTGAMESLGKGGQNNRNGNNNGNNSFVPELAEINSHLPEDMRNNSSLPSSNELNSSLIDRKTERGRGEDMHNSHHSQYSNSMSMNNMNNNNNNMNMNNNMNNNMNNMNNNNNNMNSMNNMNNNNNNINNNMSNNNNNNHNNHQMNQYNNNNNNSNINNNNNNHHNMNDNVNSKNNDVLDRRYKGILEREKTSPNGDGRDNRDNIRDNRDNRDSRDGRDNRDGRDSRDRIQEYTREYNNNNNNNNSISSINNNNNNNNNNYNNNNNNNNNNNNNNNNNGLRATSPLPSHNDRRSYERDNKERINNNNNNNNNMNNNMNNNMNNMNNNNNNSNISRFEHQNNRTSSPFENNSNNNNNNNNNNNNNINYNNIGQRALSPQSSQHKDRREIILDEESDINERSKTRSPSIVKEAEEKRETVIVDKERSPTPIITEKPDEKQVEKVTDKESSLVEKVDKENEKESPSSSSSSKEIEKETEKEKEKEKEKEKEVEKEVEKEIENDKEKEKEKEVEKDVEENKSVEKSSEKPVEKESTTTTTNDEDEEGELSEPTTTTKKDDSSKLPTDEKKLSSVSPTTTAVEQSRDETKELEMDTKEDSEKEKKSSTTTTAAASESVKPIDEEKKSPTTTTTTTTNTTTVEPTHKDKESSKNDDTTTTTTTTTTKSAKSPNSSPTRSDEVVEPHQDASQEEINKRKLEDDITSTPSKRLKPDSTPSSATTASTPSEQPESPLKKENPVGETLSPEIKDSKSSSSSSSSSSSSTNTGSSSTNSSAKNERDRDRERERERERDREREREREREREREREKNKQPTRAPIKPSSRKLER encoded by the exons atgaatgttcaacaaacacaacaacaacaagctatggcagcacaacaacaatcaatggtagcacagcagcaacaacaaatagcacaacaacaatcagccattgcacaacaacaaatagctcaacaacaacaaatagcacaacaacaacaaatagcacaacaacaacaacaacatcaacaacatcaacaacatcaacaacaacatcaacaacaacaacaacatcaacaacaacatcaacaacaacagcatatacaacaacaacagcaaccacaacaacagcaaccacaacaacaacaatcacaacaacaacaacaacaacatcaacaacaacaacaaccacaacaacaacaaccaccacaacagcaacaacaacaaccaccacaacagcaacaacaaccacagcaacaacaacaacaacaacaacaacaacaacaacaaccacaacaacaacaacagcaacaacaacaagatcaATTAAGTGGTGTTACTGGTAAAATTAGAGACTTGAATGAATCAATTTGGATTCATTTAGGTGGATATGCAGAATCAATTGGAGAACAAGATAAAGCATTGGCATCATATGAGAATGCACTAAGACATAATCCATTCTCAATAAAGGCACTCACACAAATAGCATCATTATTTAGGATCAAAGAACAATATTCAAAGGCAGCTGAATACTTTCAAAGAATAGTGACCATTGAATCAAAGAATGGTGAAGTTTGGGGTGCATTAGGTCATTGTTATCTCATGATGGATGATCTTCAAAAGGCATACACTGCCTATCAACAAGCTCTATATCATTTACCAAATCCAAAGGATCCAAACCTTTGGTATGGTATTGGTATTTTGTACGATAGATATGGTTCATACGATCACGCTGAAGAAGCTTTTACAGCTGTCTTAAAAATGGATAATAAATTCGAAAAATCTactgaaatttattttagaCTTGGTGTTTTATATAAACATCAAGGTAAATATGATCAATCTTTagaa tatttccAACATTTAGTTAAGAAtccaccattaccattaacGACATCTGATATTTGGTTCCAAATTGGTCATGTTTATGAATTACAAAAAGAA tatCATAAATCAAAAGATGCATATGAAAAagtattaaaagataatgcAACACATTCAAAAGTTTTACAACAATTAGGTTGGTTATATCATCATAATCcattatttacaaatcaAGAGTATgcaataaattatttgatgagATCAATTGATTCAGATTCATCTGATGCACAAACATGGTATTTATTGGGAAGATGTTATATGACTCAACAAAAGTATAAAAAAGCATATGATGCCTATCAACAAGCAGTTTATAGAGATGGTAGAAACCCAACATTTTGGTGTTCCATTGGTGTATTATATTATCAAATCAATCAGTACAGAGATGCATTGGATGCCTACACTAGAGCCATTCGTCTTAATCCATTCCTTAGTGAGGTTTGGTATGATTTGGGTACATTGTATGAGAGTTGTCATCAACATACCGATTCATTGGATGCTTATCAACGTGCTGCAGAACTTGATCCACACAATAAACATATTCAATCACGTCTTGCCACACTTAGAGCCCAAGTTTCAGGTAAACCAATTGGTAAGGATGGCTATGATCTTCAAAATGGTGAGCATGGTGAGCATGGTGGTAAGTCAACTCCAATGATCATCGAACCAAATTCACCTGGCACTGGTGCAATGGAATCATTAGGTAAAGGTGGTCAAAATAATCGTAATGGTAATAACAATGgaaataatagttttgttCCTGAATTGGCTGAAATTAATTCTCATCTTCCTGAAGATATGAGAAACAATTCTTCATTACCTTcttcaaatgaattaaattcaaGTTTAATTGATAGAAAAACTGAAAGAGGTAGAGgtg aagATATGCACAATTCACATCATTCGCAATATTCTAATAGTATGTCTatgaataatatgaataataataataataatatgaatatgaataataatatgaataacaatatgaataatatgaataataataataataatatgaatagtatgaataatatgaataacaataataataatattaataataatatgagcaataataataataacaaccaTAATAATCACCAAATGAATcaatataacaataataataataatagcaatattaataataataataataaccaccACAATATGAATGATAAtgtaaatagtaaaaataatgatgtaTTAGATAGAAGATATAAAGGTATTTTGGAACGTGAAAAGACTAGTCCTAATGGAGATGGTAGAGACAATAGAGACAATATTAGGGATAATAGAGATAATAGAGATAGTAGAGATGGTAGAGATAATAGGGATGGTAGAGATAGCAGAGATAGAATCCAAGAATATACCAgagaatataataataacaacaacaataataatagtattagtagtattaataataataataataataataataataattataataataataataataataataataataataataataataataataacaatggttTAAGAGCAACATCTCCGTTACCATCACACAATGATAGAAGATCTTATGAAAGAGATAATAAAGAacgtattaataataataataataataataataatatgaataataatatgaataataatatgaataatatgaataacaataataacaatagtaatattagTAGATTCGAACATCAAAATAACAGAACATCTTcaccatttgaaaataatagtaacaacaacaataataacaataacaataataataataatatcaactataataatattggacAAAGAGCACTTTCACCACAATCATCACAACATAAAGATAGAAGAGAAATAATATTAGATGAAGAATCTGATATTAATGAAAGATCAAAAACAAGATCACCATCAATTGTTAAAGAAGCTGAAGAAAAGAGAGAAACTGTGATTGTAGATAAGGAAAGATCACCAACTCCTATTATTACAGAAAAACCAGATGAAAAACAAGTTGAGAAGGTTACCGATAAAGAATCATCTTTAGTTGAAAAAGttgataaagaaaatgaaaaagaatcaccatcatcgtcatcatcatcaaaagaAATCGAAAAAGAAAccgaaaaagaaaaagaaaaagagaaagaaaaagagaaagaagTGGAAAAAGAGGTTGaaaaagagattgaaaatgataaagaaaaagaaaaagagaaagaagTGGAAAAAGATgttgaagaaaataaatctGTTGAAAAATCAAGTGAAAAACCAGTTGAAAAGGAATccacaactactacaactaaTGATGAGGATGAAGAAGGTGAATTAAGtgaaccaacaacaacaacaaagaaaGATGATTCATCAAAATTACCAACTGATGAAAAGAAATTGTCATCAGTATCACCAACCACCACCGCTGTGGAGCAATCAAGAGATGAAACTAAAGAATTGGAAATGGATACCAAAGAAGATTCAGAAAAGGAAAAGAAATCATCAACTACCACCACTGCTGCTGCAAGTGAATCTGTAAAACCAAttgatgaagaaaaaaaatcaccaactactaccaccaccaccaccactaacACCACAACTGTAGAACCAACACACAAAGACAAAGAGTCatcaaaaaatgatgatactactactactaccaccaccaccactacaaaATCAGCCAAATCTCCAAACTCTTCACCAACTAGATCTGATGAAGTTGTTGAACCACATCAAGATGCCTCACAAGAGGAAatcaataaaagaaaattagaAGATGATATCACTTCAACTCCAAGTAAAAGATTAAAACCAGATTCAACTCCTTCCTCTGCAACAACTGCTTCAACTCCATCTGAACAACCTGAATCACCACTAAAGAAAGAAAATCCAGTTGGGGAAACTTTATCAccagaaattaaagattcaaaatcatcttcatcttcttcatcctcatcatcatcatcaactaaTACTGGCAGTAGCAGTACCAATAGTTCAGCTAAAAATGAACGTGATAGAgatagagaaagagaaagagaacgTGAAAGGGATAGAGAAAGAgagagagaaagagaaagagagagagaaagagaacgtgaaaaaaataaacaaccaACAAGGGCTCCAATTAAACCTTCATCTCGTAAACTcgaaagataa